The Streptococcus sanguinis genome contains the following window.
TTCTTCCAAAGAGCGCACAAAAGAAACCTTGCTGGGCCTGCGGTAGTCCACATAGACATCCTCGGTCCGGAAAGTCGTCACTTCGTATTCACGGTTATTTTCCAGAACCAAGACGGTCCCATGTTCAATCCCTACATCAACCGTCCGGTCAAAGATACGCTTGGTTTCCTCAGGATAGCTAGAGCTAGCTATATCCACATCGTGAATAGGTCGCTGCAAAAGGGCATCACGAACGGAGCCCCCAACGAAATAAGCTTCAAAGCCAGCCGCTTTTATCTTCTCTAATACTGGCAATGCCTCCTGAAATTCAGAAGGCAGAGTTTCTAATCTCATAGTAAATGTTCCAATCCATAGACTAATTCTGAGCGTTTGACAACTTCTTTAATGGCAAGATTAACTCCTGTCATAAAGGAAGCGCGGTCATAGGAATCATGCCGCAGGGTCAATCCCTCTCCCTGGCTGCCAAAGATTACTTCTTGATGAGCAACCAGGCCAGGCAAGCGAACTGAATGGATACGCATGCCATTGAAATCAGCTCCACGAGCGCCAGCTATAGACTCTTCCTCATCAACAGCTCCCTGCTGCTTGCTCGGTCTTACTTGACTGATGAGCTCAGCTGTTTTGATGGCTGTTCCACTCGGTGCGTCCTTTTTCTGGTCATGATGTAGTTCAATGATTTCTACATTTGGGAAATATTTAGCTGCCTGGGCTGCAAACTGCATCAGCAAAACAGCTCCCAAAGCAAAGTTTGGAGCAATCAATCCGCCCAATTCCTTTTCCCTAGACAATGCGATTAACTCTTCCAACTGCTCAGGAGTAAAACCTGTCGTTCCGACCACTGGGCAAAACCCCTGTTCCAGAGCAAAACGAGTATTGTCATAAGCTACTTTTGGGGTTGTAAAATCAACCCAGACATGGGCTTCCAGTCCAGCCAATTCTTCCTTGGCATTGAAGACAGGAACACCAGCCACTTCTTTTTCATCCGTAAAAGGATCCAGCAGTCCAACTAATTCTAGTTGAGAATCTTCTGTCACCATTTTATAGGCTGCTTGGCCCATTTTTCCTTTAAAACCAGCAATAATAACTTTGATACTCATGTTTTCCTCCTTACAGAGACAAGCTCAGTCTTTCAAGCAATCAGATCACGGGAATATATCCCAGTGCAACGCTGCCCTCACCCAAGTGCGTCCCGATGACACTGCCAAAGGTTGCGATAGGAACTTCACTAGCAATACCGCTGTCTAGCAGATTTTGCTGAAGCTCAGCTGCTTTTTCTGGCGCATTGCCATGGATAACCATAATCTGATAAGCACCGCCTGCTGTTCTTTCTTGGACAAGTTCCAGCATACGCTTGATAGCTTTCTTCTCCGTCCGAATCTTTTCAAAAACCTCTATCACACCATGATCGTTAAAATACAGAACAGGCTTGATACTGAGCAGATTTCCCAGAATAGCTGCACCGTTAGACAGGCGTCCTCCTTTGACCAAGTGGTTCAAGTCATCCACCATGATAAAAGCGCTGGTGCCATCTATCTGCTTCTGGACATTGGCTAAAATCGTTTCAAACTCCAGGCCTTGTTCTGCACACTCTAGAGCAGATTGGACCATGATACCGAGCGGAGCGCTAGTAATCTTAGAATCTGAAAAGGCAATTTGCAAACCGTGAAATTCATCTTTCAGATACTGAATATTTTGGTAAAAACCAGAAATACCGCTGGATAGAAAGAGTCCCAGAACATGGGTATAGTCTTTGCCGTCTAGAATGGTGAGAATCTCTTCTAACTCAGCAATGCTAGGCTGACTGGTCTTGGGCAATTCATCTGACTGAGCCATTTTTTCATAAAATTCACTGGCTGTTAAGTTTCTGCCTTCGACATAAGTCTCACCAGCAATCACGACCGGAATATCCAAGACGAAAAGATTTTCATTCTCCAGCAGGGAAGCCGGCAGATAGGCCGATGAATCTGTGATAACCGCTAACTTCATAATTAAAACTCCAAATTAATGCCTGGCAAATCCAGAGCAATTTCTGTCACTTCATAAGTCAAGCGGTTGAGCATGGTTAAGCAAGGCCGAGCTAGCTCTTCTACTTCATCGTGGTCAAATTCACTCGGTTCTTCAATAAGGCGACCGTGAATGTGGTTGGCTTGCGAAATAGTTCCGCTGATAACAAAATTCTCAAAAACAATCATAAAGGTCAAAATCACAATCAATGAAGTTGTGTGAGCTTCAACATCTCTTTTGACCAATTGGAAATTCACATCAACCTTAGTTTCAGGTGTTCCATTTTCTTTTTCCCACTCAAAATTTCGGGCGTCAAAATGGTACTGACTAACAAATTCTTTTTCGCGCTGTATGTTCATTTTTATTCTCCTAAAAATATGCGATAGGCCCATTATACCATATATCGAGCGAAGTTTCCATGCTAAAATTTGCAGGCCTGAAAACACAAAAAAGGAGTCTGGGACAAAAGTCCAACCTCAAATATAAAAAGCGAACAAAACGAGTTTTCTGGTAATCAGAATTCTGCTTTGTTCGCTTTTCGCATTTAATTATAGATTTGAAGGGCTTAATAATTAAGATTTTTAAAAATCCTAAATTGTCAAATTAAGTTAGACTTTTCAAGTAACTCAGAAAAACTTGGTAGGGTGATTGATAATTTAAAGATTTCCTAGGAATTCTATTTCTTTTATCAGCGATAGCTGATAAATAATTTTGAGAAATAGTAGTAAAATCCATTTGTTTCGGTAATCCATTTCGTCTTAATAAGCCATTAGAATGTTCATTGAGGCCTCTTTGACCAGGACAGCCTGGATCCGCAAAGAAAATATCAATGTCATGCGCATTCGAAATAGACTTCCAATTAGAAAATTCTTTCCCACAATCAAAAGTTATCGACTTAAAGAGATGGCTGGGGACTTGCGACAACCATTGATTGATGGAAACCTCAATATCACTTGCTTTCCGTCCATTAGTTTTCAGTGTGATGATGGCTTTTGAGAGGCGTTCTACCAAGGTAATAACCGCACTTTTGTGTTTCTCGCCAACAATGGTATCCCCTTCTAGATGACCAAATTCTGTCTTAAAATTAGGATAAATGGCTGCTCTCTCACGTAAATCTCTGCGAAACGCTTGTTTTCCTCGTTTTTCGCTATGACCATTCGGTTTTCTTTTGCCTTTCCAAGGGAGATCCTCTTTCTTGAAAATACCACGGCCTGCTAGTCGATAGAGAGTTCTCATAGAACAAGAAACCCTATCTGGATAAGTTACTTTAATGACATCAAGGCTCCAATTTTGTTCTAAATGAGTTTGGATAAAATCTTTTTCTGCTTGCGTAAGCCTTGTTTTATTCCTGCCACAGCGATTCTTATTAACTTTATATCGCTTATAGTAATCATAAGCAGAGTGCCCTTCTTTCAGATAGTTGATGACATTGTAGATAGTCTGCTTTGATCTTCCAAGAGCTTTTAGAATATCTGTAACTTTTATACCTTCTTTGTAGTAAGCCTCTATCATTACAAGCTCGTTTGTGGTAAGATGTGTATAGGTCATTTATGTTAGTTCCTTTCAGACAAATGTGGTGTTTATCTGAGCCTAACATAGATGGCTTTTTCTGTCTAGCTTAATTTTACAAATTGGGAATTGAAATCTTTTTGTCCCAAACTCCTCAATTGTCTTTGGATTGTCGAGCAAGACGCAGTGGTTGAGTGGGCTCTACTACGCTGATTTCATCAGCTTTTACAGCCCTACTCAACTGTGCGGAGGTGGGACGACGAAATCGAATTCTAACGAATTACCGATTTCTGTCCCACTCTCTTTTAAATACTATTTTTCAAGTGGTTTGCGCAGGTAACCAAAGATAAGACCGCTGACTACCGCACCAATCAATACATATACCAAGTAAAGGATTGGATTGTTTGTCAAGCCGATAACGAAGATTCCTCCGTGAGGAGCCATGAGCTTGATACCAGACAATCCTACAAGAGCACCTGTAAGAGCAGAACCTACAATAAAGCTTGGAATAGCACGGGCTGGGTCAGCAGCTCCAAACGGAATCGCTCCTTCTGTGATGAAAGACAGACCCATGACAATGTTTGTCAAACCTGAATCGCGTTCTTCTTCAGTGAATTTATTTTTGAAAAGAATTGTTGCTACAAAGACTGCCAAAGGCGGAACCATCCCAGCTGCCATAACCGCTGCCATGACTGGAGAACCACCAGTTGAAACAGTGCTTGCCAGTGTACTAGTACCAAATACGTAAGCAGCCTTATTGACCGGACCACCCATATCGACAGCCATCATACCACCGACTAAGAGACCAAGGAGGACAGCAGAGCTTCCGCTCAGACTTGCCAAGAAATCGTTCAAAGCTGTATTGATTGCTGACATTGGAATATTGACCGCCAACATGATAAATCCAGTCACAAGAACGCCCAGAAGAGGCAAGAGTAAGATTGAACGGATGCCTTCAAGTGAGCGAGGCAGACCTGCAAGAAGCTTGCGAAGGAGAAGGATGATACCACCAGCTAAGAAGCCGCCTACCAAAGCTCCTAGGAAACCAGATGATACACCTGTTAATTCAAGAGTTTTCTGACCGCCTTCAGCATAGGCAACACCGCCAAATGATGCACCGCTGCTTGCAATGGCACCAGCTACGAAACCAGAAACCAGACCTGGCTTTTCAGCGATTGAGTAAGCGATATAACCAGCTAATACCGGCAACATGAAACCAAATGCTGCTGCACCAATTGCTTTAAATTGTGCTGCAATCTCATGGTAGCTTCCTAGATTAGAAAGCTGATCTTTTGGTACACCTAAGATCTGATCCAGCAAGAATGCAATGGCAATCATAATCCCGCCACCAATAACGAATGGCAACATTTGGGAAACGCCGCTCATCAAGTGCTTGTAGAAAGCGCCGCCCAGACTAAGTTTCTCATTACCTGATTCTGCAGCACCGCTACCGTTAGCTGCCTTGTAAACCTCTGCATTTCCTGAAAGAGCCAGATTAATCAATTCTTCAGTCTTACGAATACCGTCTGCAACTGGACGATTAATTAACGGCTTGCCGTCAAAGCGGTTCATTTCTACCGCCTTATCTGCAGCAATGATAACAGCCTTAGCATTTTTGATATCTTCTGCTGTCAGCTTGTTTCCAACACCGCTGGCACCGTTGGTTTCAACCTTAATGCCGACACCCATTTCAGCTGCGACCTTCTGTAAGGCCTCTTGAGCCATGTAGGTATGAGCAATTCCTGTCGTACAAGCTGTTACAGCCACTAAGAAGTCTCCGCCTTCATTGGCAGGTTCGACGACAGCAGGTTCTTCTGCTTTTTCTGAAGCTTGGTCAAAGAGCTCAATCACCTGTTCAGGCGAAGTCACTTGGCGCAGTTTATCCGCAAAACCATCCTTCATCAGGTATTGAGACAATTCAGCTAAGGCAGCCAAGTGAGTATCGTTAGCACCTTCTGGAGCTGCAATCATGAAGAAAAGATCAGTTGGCTGGCCATCCAAACTTTCATAATCTACGCCTTTATTTGACTTGGCAAAAAGTACAGTCGCTTCTTTCACTGCAGTATTTTTGCTATGAGGCATAGCAATTCCGTCACCCAAGCCTGTAGAAGTCAAGGCTTCACGAGCCAAAATCCCTTCTTTGAAAGTCTCAAAGTCTGTCACATAGCCATGATCCACTAGGCTTTGAATCATTTCTTCGATAACAGCTTTTTTCTCTGTTGCCTGCAAGTTTAGCAACATCACATCTTTTCTTAGTAAGTCTTGAATTTTCATATTTTTTCTACCTCTACTTTTTCATAGATTTCTTTTATGTACTCAGCTGTTGCCAAATCATCTGAGAAGGTGGTTGCCGTTCCGCAGGCCACTCCCCATTTGAAGGCTTGAATAACATCACCAGAGCGGACAAACTCTCCAGTAAATCCAGCCACCATAGAGTCGCCAGCACCAACAGAATTTTTCACGTTGCCCTTGATAGGTTTGGCGAAGTAAACACCCTCTCTAGTTACCAGCAAGGCCCCGTCGCCAGCCATGGAAATAATCACATGTTGGGCACCCTTGTCTAAGATTTGACGGGCATAACTCTCAATCTGATCCAAACTTTCGAGCTTGACTCCAAAAATATCACCTAGCTCGTGATTGTTAGGTTTGACCAAGAGCGGCTCAAACTCTAAAGAATCCAGCAGCGTCTGACCTTCAAAGTCGCAGACGACTTGTGCTCCTGTCTTTCTGGTCAGACCGATCAACCTCTTGTAGACAACATTTCCTAAATTTTTAGGACTGCTGCCAGCGAAGACTACTGTATCTTCTGAAGTCAGAGAAGAAAGAAATGACTCCAGCTCTTCTAGTTTCTGACTGGAAATTTCTGGACCTGATCCGTTAATCTCTGTCTCAGCATCTGCTTTAATCTTGACATTGATACGAGTATCCTGCTCAACCTCTACGAAATGGCTGGAAATCCCTTCCTCTTTCAGAGTATCTGTGATGAACTTGCCAGTAAAACCACCGATAAAGCCAGTCGCTGTATTCTCAATACCTAGACGTTTGAGAACTCGGCTAACGTTGATACCCTTCCCGCCAGCGAATTTGTCGTCACTGTCCATCCGATTGACGCTTCCAATAAGGACCTTGTCCAGACGGACAATATAGTCGATGGAAGGGTTTAGTGTGACAGTATAAATCATACTTCAATCACCTCCGTTTTTTCTTTGAGCGCTTGAATCACTTCTGATTCATTTTGATTAGTAATAATGCTTGCTTTGGCAAGAGGAGCGACCTTTACAAAGGATGTCTGTCCTAGTTTAGAAAGATCAGCCAAGACATAAGTCTTCTTGGCATTCTCCAAAATCGCTCTTTTGACAGCTCCTTCCTCCATATCTGGAGTGGTAAAGAAGCCATTGTCAATGCCATTCATTCCAATAAAGGCCTTATCGAAATTCAACTGACCGATTTGATTTAGGGCAACACCGCCAATGCTGGCATCCGTTGAACGCTTGACCTTTCCGCCGATAATGACTGTCGGGATATTGCGCTCCACCAACTTGGTCGCATGGTGAATGGAGTTGGTGACGACTGTCACTCTTGGATCATGCAGCTCATTGACTAAGAGCTCATTGGTTGTCCCCGCATCAATAAAAATCACATCATGCTCTTGAATCAAGCTTGCTGCCATCTTGGCAATAGCTGTCTTTTCTTGAATGCTTTTGATAGATTTTTCCTGATTACTCTCCTCTTCCTGCAGAAAATGAAAGCTTTCGGCCCCACCATGAACTCGTCGCAGTTTATGCTCGCTCTCCAGTTCATCCAAATCTCTTCTGATAGTTGATTCTGAAGTGTTTAAAGCATGTACTAGATAGTCTAAAGAAACAAATTTTTCTCTTATGACTGTCTCTAGAATAACCTGCTTTCTTTCCGACTTCAGCATAAAGCACCTCCTTTGGAATCGTTTACGATTATTATTATACCTCTTTATTTTTCAATGTCAAGCGTTTTCTGTCAAAAACTTTCAAATTCTATCTTTTTACCGAACAAAAAAGAGCTGGACCATGTCCAACCCTTTCATATCATTGCATAGCTGCCAAATAAAAGGCAATTAGCTATTATTGATCAAGGATACAATATAGGCTGCCATAACAGGCAGAAAAGTTCCAAGAAAAGTAAACACAACCAAAACCCAGAACCAGACTGATTTAAAAGCCTGTCGGTAGGTCCCTGGGAGCGAACGATTGGCATCAATGTATTCCTTAAATTTTGGCCATTTCAAGATTAAGAGCAAGAGAAATACTGTGCTGCCAGCAATTAATAGGCCGTAAAAAAAGATGTTAACAATCGTCTCCGGAGCTCTTTTTGAAAGAAAAGCTAAACCTTCTGCTATGACAAAGTTATTGATAGCATGAAACACGATAGACCAGATAATCGAATACTCAAAAGCGATATAGGCAAGCCCCAACCCGATAAAACTAGCAAAATAAAGCTGATATAGATTTTCGTGAAAAAGGCCAAATAAAATCGAAGTCAGAAGAATGGCAAAAATCTTTCCATGCTTCTCTAACGCTCGCAAACCAGCACCTCTGAAAATAATTTCCTCCGTAACTGGAGCCATCAAAGATGAATAAATCAGCATAGTCAGTGTCTCAGAACCGCCGCTCCCTGATTCCATACTAGATAGGTCTATATTGAAGAGTTGCATGATAGCCTCCATGAGCTGATTGACAACAGCTGTGAATAATTGGGCAAATAAAAGGAAGCTAATCATGTAAAAGAAAACTTTAGGAGTCATCTTCCGTCCTTTACGACGAAGGTCATATTTGAAGAGCTGCTTTCCTCGAGACACTGTAAAAGTAAGAACACC
Protein-coding sequences here:
- a CDS encoding 4-hydroxy-tetrahydrodipicolinate reductase, translating into MSIKVIIAGFKGKMGQAAYKMVTEDSQLELVGLLDPFTDEKEVAGVPVFNAKEELAGLEAHVWVDFTTPKVAYDNTRFALEQGFCPVVGTTGFTPEQLEELIALSREKELGGLIAPNFALGAVLLMQFAAQAAKYFPNVEIIELHHDQKKDAPSGTAIKTAELISQVRPSKQQGAVDEEESIAGARGADFNGMRIHSVRLPGLVAHQEVIFGSQGEGLTLRHDSYDRASFMTGVNLAIKEVVKRSELVYGLEHLL
- a CDS encoding DegV family protein; the protein is MKLAVITDSSAYLPASLLENENLFVLDIPVVIAGETYVEGRNLTASEFYEKMAQSDELPKTSQPSIAELEEILTILDGKDYTHVLGLFLSSGISGFYQNIQYLKDEFHGLQIAFSDSKITSAPLGIMVQSALECAEQGLEFETILANVQKQIDGTSAFIMVDDLNHLVKGGRLSNGAAILGNLLSIKPVLYFNDHGVIEVFEKIRTEKKAIKRMLELVQERTAGGAYQIMVIHGNAPEKAAELQQNLLDSGIASEVPIATFGSVIGTHLGEGSVALGYIPVI
- a CDS encoding DUF1149 family protein; the encoded protein is MNIQREKEFVSQYHFDARNFEWEKENGTPETKVDVNFQLVKRDVEAHTTSLIVILTFMIVFENFVISGTISQANHIHGRLIEEPSEFDHDEVEELARPCLTMLNRLTYEVTEIALDLPGINLEF
- a CDS encoding IS30 family transposase — protein: MTYTHLTTNELVMIEAYYKEGIKVTDILKALGRSKQTIYNVINYLKEGHSAYDYYKRYKVNKNRCGRNKTRLTQAEKDFIQTHLEQNWSLDVIKVTYPDRVSCSMRTLYRLAGRGIFKKEDLPWKGKRKPNGHSEKRGKQAFRRDLRERAAIYPNFKTEFGHLEGDTIVGEKHKSAVITLVERLSKAIITLKTNGRKASDIEVSINQWLSQVPSHLFKSITFDCGKEFSNWKSISNAHDIDIFFADPGCPGQRGLNEHSNGLLRRNGLPKQMDFTTISQNYLSAIADKRNRIPRKSLNYQSPYQVFLSYLKSLT
- a CDS encoding PTS fructose transporter subunit IIC, translated to MKIQDLLRKDVMLLNLQATEKKAVIEEMIQSLVDHGYVTDFETFKEGILAREALTSTGLGDGIAMPHSKNTAVKEATVLFAKSNKGVDYESLDGQPTDLFFMIAAPEGANDTHLAALAELSQYLMKDGFADKLRQVTSPEQVIELFDQASEKAEEPAVVEPANEGGDFLVAVTACTTGIAHTYMAQEALQKVAAEMGVGIKVETNGASGVGNKLTAEDIKNAKAVIIAADKAVEMNRFDGKPLINRPVADGIRKTEELINLALSGNAEVYKAANGSGAAESGNEKLSLGGAFYKHLMSGVSQMLPFVIGGGIMIAIAFLLDQILGVPKDQLSNLGSYHEIAAQFKAIGAAAFGFMLPVLAGYIAYSIAEKPGLVSGFVAGAIASSGASFGGVAYAEGGQKTLELTGVSSGFLGALVGGFLAGGIILLLRKLLAGLPRSLEGIRSILLLPLLGVLVTGFIMLAVNIPMSAINTALNDFLASLSGSSAVLLGLLVGGMMAVDMGGPVNKAAYVFGTSTLASTVSTGGSPVMAAVMAAGMVPPLAVFVATILFKNKFTEEERDSGLTNIVMGLSFITEGAIPFGAADPARAIPSFIVGSALTGALVGLSGIKLMAPHGGIFVIGLTNNPILYLVYVLIGAVVSGLIFGYLRKPLEK
- the pfkB gene encoding 1-phosphofructokinase — encoded protein: MIYTVTLNPSIDYIVRLDKVLIGSVNRMDSDDKFAGGKGINVSRVLKRLGIENTATGFIGGFTGKFITDTLKEEGISSHFVEVEQDTRINVKIKADAETEINGSGPEISSQKLEELESFLSSLTSEDTVVFAGSSPKNLGNVVYKRLIGLTRKTGAQVVCDFEGQTLLDSLEFEPLLVKPNNHELGDIFGVKLESLDQIESYARQILDKGAQHVIISMAGDGALLVTREGVYFAKPIKGNVKNSVGAGDSMVAGFTGEFVRSGDVIQAFKWGVACGTATTFSDDLATAEYIKEIYEKVEVEKI
- a CDS encoding DeoR/GlpR transcriptional regulator, with protein sequence MLKSERKQVILETVIREKFVSLDYLVHALNTSESTIRRDLDELESEHKLRRVHGGAESFHFLQEEESNQEKSIKSIQEKTAIAKMAASLIQEHDVIFIDAGTTNELLVNELHDPRVTVVTNSIHHATKLVERNIPTVIIGGKVKRSTDASIGGVALNQIGQLNFDKAFIGMNGIDNGFFTTPDMEEGAVKRAILENAKKTYVLADLSKLGQTSFVKVAPLAKASIITNQNESEVIQALKEKTEVIEV
- a CDS encoding CPBP family intramembrane metalloprotease, whose translation is MYYIPEPLNPKKDLGRFSATCFTYLWVMVAAVFFYVLAAFFIVLPGQGMDIQKTQDIVTKFMEKDGGAYILASCLGVLTFTVSRGKQLFKYDLRRKGRKMTPKVFFYMISFLLFAQLFTAVVNQLMEAIMQLFNIDLSSMESGSGGSETLTMLIYSSLMAPVTEEIIFRGAGLRALEKHGKIFAILLTSILFGLFHENLYQLYFASFIGLGLAYIAFEYSIIWSIVFHAINNFVIAEGLAFLSKRAPETIVNIFFYGLLIAGSTVFLLLLILKWPKFKEYIDANRSLPGTYRQAFKSVWFWVLVVFTFLGTFLPVMAAYIVSLINNS